One part of the Bos taurus isolate L1 Dominette 01449 registration number 42190680 breed Hereford unplaced genomic scaffold, ARS-UCD2.0 Leftover_ScbfJmS_1578, whole genome shotgun sequence genome encodes these proteins:
- the LOC790181 gene encoding leukocyte immunoglobulin-like receptor subfamily A member 6 isoform X3 yields MAPVLPALLCLGLSVGLRTQVQAGPYIKPSLSALPSPVVMSGGNVTLQCGSRQGFNRFLLTKEGEDESSRALDGQRSPDGQTQALFPVGPVTPGHRWTFRCYGFYRQSPRVWSAPSDPLELLVSGLSGKPSLLTPQGPVITSGQNLTLQCRSDVGYTRFALSKVGGQDLPQRPAQRPQGGLSQADFPLGPVGTIHRGQYRRYGGHGLSSKWSAPSETLELLVAGEEPAGWLRDRPSLSVRPGPTVAPGETVTLLCQSRERTDTFLLSKEGAAHRPLRLRSQDQDGRYQAEFSLSPVTSAHGGTYRCYGSLSTDPYLLSQPSEPLTLVVSDYTVQNLTRMGLAASVLLLLGILLCQAWHDHGGAEMQPGAEQRDPAPPRAQEPGTRASGVGASG; encoded by the exons ATGGCCCCCGTGCTCCCCGCCCTGCTCTGCCTTG GGCTGAGTGTGGGGCTGAGGACCCAGGTGCAGGCCG GACCCTACATCAAACCCAGCCTCTCAGCCCTGCCGAGCCCTGTAGTGATGTCGGGAGGGAATGTGACCCTCCAGTGTGGCTCCCGTCAGGGATTTAACAGATTCCTTCTAACCAAGGAAGGAGAAGACGAGTCCTCTCGGGCCCTGGATGGACAGCGAAGCCCCGACGGGCAGACCCAGGCCCTGTTCCCCGTGGGCCCCGTGACCCCCGGGCACAGGTGGACGTTCAGATGCTACGGCTTTTACAGGCAGAGCCCCCGGGTGTGGTCAGCCCCCAGCGACCCCCTGGAGCTCCTGGTCTCAG GGctgtctgggaagccctccctcctGACCCCACAGGGCCCTGTCATCACCTCTGGACAGAACCTGACCCTCCAGTGTCGCTCTGACGTTGGCTACACCAGATTCGCTCTGTCCAAGGTGGGGGGACAGGACCTCCCCCAGCGCCCTGCCCAGAGGCCCCAGGGGGGGCTCTCTCAGGCCGACTTCCCCCTGGGCCCGGTGGGCACCATCCACAGGGGCCAGTACAGACGCTACGGTGGACACGGCCTCTCCTCCAAGTGGTCGGCCCCCAGTGAGACCCTGGAGCTGCTGGTGGCAGGTGAGGAGCCAGCGG GATGGCTCAGAGACAGACCCTCCCTCTCGGTGCGGCCGGGCCCCACGGTGGCCCCAGGGGAGACCGTGACCCTGCTGTGTCAGTCAAGAGAGAGGACGGACACCTTCCTTCTGTCCAAGGAGGGGGCAGCCCATCGCCCCCTGCGTCTGCGCTCCCAGGACCAAGACGGGCGGTACCAGGCCGAGTTCTCCTTGAGCCCTGTGACCTCAGCCCACGGGGGCACCTACAGATGCTACGGCTCACTCAGCACAGACCCCTACCTGCTGTCACAGCCCAGTGAGCCCCTGACGCTCGTGGTCTCAG ACTACACGGTGCAGAATCTCACCCGGATGGGCCTCGCGGCTTCGGTCCTGCTGCTCCTCGGGATCCTTCTCTGCCAGGCTTGGCACGACCACGGAGGAGCCGAGATGCAGCCCGGAGCTGAGCAACGGGACCCCGCACCGCCCAGAGCGCAGGAGCCCGGGACGCGAGCTTCTGGTGTAGGAGCTTCTGGATGA
- the LOC790181 gene encoding leukocyte immunoglobulin-like receptor subfamily A member 6 isoform X1, whose translation MAPVLPALLCLGLSVGLRTQVQAGTLPKPTIWAEPRSVVPWGSPVTIWCQGPPGAQEFHLDKEGNPVFWDREKPPGPGDKARFSIQHMIEDHAGSYRCYYRTRTGWSERSDPLELVVTGPYIKPSLSALPSPVVMSGGNVTLQCGSRQGFNRFLLTKEGEDESSRALDGQRSPDGQTQALFPVGPVTPGHRWTFRCYGFYRQSPRVWSAPSDPLELLVSGLSGKPSLLTPQGPVITSGQNLTLQCRSDVGYTRFALSKVGGQDLPQRPAQRPQGGLSQADFPLGPVGTIHRGQYRRYGGHGLSSKWSAPSETLELLVAGEEPAGWLRDRPSLSVRPGPTVAPGETVTLLCQSRERTDTFLLSKEGAAHRPLRLRSQDQDGRYQAEFSLSPVTSAHGGTYRCYGSLSTDPYLLSQPSEPLTLVVSDYTVQNLTRMGLAASVLLLLGILLCQAWHDHGGAEMQPGAEQRDPAPPRAQEPGTRASGVGASG comes from the exons ATGGCCCCCGTGCTCCCCGCCCTGCTCTGCCTTG GGCTGAGTGTGGGGCTGAGGACCCAGGTGCAGGCCG GGACCCTCCCCAAACCCACCATCTGGGCTGAGCCCCGCTCTGTGGTCCCCTGGGGGAGCCCCGTGACCATCTGGTGTCAGGGTCCCCCGGGGGCCCAGGAGTTCCATCTGGATAAAGAGGGAAACCCAGTTTTCTGGGACAGAGAGAAACCCCCAGGTCCCGGGGACAAGGCCAGGTTCTCCATCCAGCACATGATAGAGGACCACGCAGGGAGCTATCGGTGCTACTACAGAACCCGCACTGGCTGGTCAGAGCGCAGTGACCCCCTGGAGTTGGTGGTGACAG GACCCTACATCAAACCCAGCCTCTCAGCCCTGCCGAGCCCTGTAGTGATGTCGGGAGGGAATGTGACCCTCCAGTGTGGCTCCCGTCAGGGATTTAACAGATTCCTTCTAACCAAGGAAGGAGAAGACGAGTCCTCTCGGGCCCTGGATGGACAGCGAAGCCCCGACGGGCAGACCCAGGCCCTGTTCCCCGTGGGCCCCGTGACCCCCGGGCACAGGTGGACGTTCAGATGCTACGGCTTTTACAGGCAGAGCCCCCGGGTGTGGTCAGCCCCCAGCGACCCCCTGGAGCTCCTGGTCTCAG GGctgtctgggaagccctccctcctGACCCCACAGGGCCCTGTCATCACCTCTGGACAGAACCTGACCCTCCAGTGTCGCTCTGACGTTGGCTACACCAGATTCGCTCTGTCCAAGGTGGGGGGACAGGACCTCCCCCAGCGCCCTGCCCAGAGGCCCCAGGGGGGGCTCTCTCAGGCCGACTTCCCCCTGGGCCCGGTGGGCACCATCCACAGGGGCCAGTACAGACGCTACGGTGGACACGGCCTCTCCTCCAAGTGGTCGGCCCCCAGTGAGACCCTGGAGCTGCTGGTGGCAGGTGAGGAGCCAGCGG GATGGCTCAGAGACAGACCCTCCCTCTCGGTGCGGCCGGGCCCCACGGTGGCCCCAGGGGAGACCGTGACCCTGCTGTGTCAGTCAAGAGAGAGGACGGACACCTTCCTTCTGTCCAAGGAGGGGGCAGCCCATCGCCCCCTGCGTCTGCGCTCCCAGGACCAAGACGGGCGGTACCAGGCCGAGTTCTCCTTGAGCCCTGTGACCTCAGCCCACGGGGGCACCTACAGATGCTACGGCTCACTCAGCACAGACCCCTACCTGCTGTCACAGCCCAGTGAGCCCCTGACGCTCGTGGTCTCAG ACTACACGGTGCAGAATCTCACCCGGATGGGCCTCGCGGCTTCGGTCCTGCTGCTCCTCGGGATCCTTCTCTGCCAGGCTTGGCACGACCACGGAGGAGCCGAGATGCAGCCCGGAGCTGAGCAACGGGACCCCGCACCGCCCAGAGCGCAGGAGCCCGGGACGCGAGCTTCTGGTGTAGGAGCTTCTGGATGA
- the LOC790181 gene encoding leukocyte immunoglobulin-like receptor subfamily A member 6 isoform X2 — translation MAPVLPALLCLGLSVGLRTQVQAGTLPKPTIWAEPRSVVPWGSPVTIWCQGPPGAQEFHLDKEGNPVFWDREKPPGPGDKARFSIQHMIEDHAGSYRCYYRTRTGWSERSDPLELVVTGPYIKPSLSALPSPVVMSGGNVTLQCGSRQGFNRFLLTKEGEDESSRALDGQRSPDGQTQALFPVGPVTPGHRWTFRCYGFYRQSPRVWSAPSDPLELLVSGLSGKPSLLTPQGPVITSGQNLTLQCRSDVGYTRFALSKVGGQDLPQRPAQRPQGGLSQADFPLGPVGTIHRGQYRRYGGHGLSSKWSAPSETLELLVAGWLRDRPSLSVRPGPTVAPGETVTLLCQSRERTDTFLLSKEGAAHRPLRLRSQDQDGRYQAEFSLSPVTSAHGGTYRCYGSLSTDPYLLSQPSEPLTLVVSDYTVQNLTRMGLAASVLLLLGILLCQAWHDHGGAEMQPGAEQRDPAPPRAQEPGTRASGVGASG, via the exons ATGGCCCCCGTGCTCCCCGCCCTGCTCTGCCTTG GGCTGAGTGTGGGGCTGAGGACCCAGGTGCAGGCCG GGACCCTCCCCAAACCCACCATCTGGGCTGAGCCCCGCTCTGTGGTCCCCTGGGGGAGCCCCGTGACCATCTGGTGTCAGGGTCCCCCGGGGGCCCAGGAGTTCCATCTGGATAAAGAGGGAAACCCAGTTTTCTGGGACAGAGAGAAACCCCCAGGTCCCGGGGACAAGGCCAGGTTCTCCATCCAGCACATGATAGAGGACCACGCAGGGAGCTATCGGTGCTACTACAGAACCCGCACTGGCTGGTCAGAGCGCAGTGACCCCCTGGAGTTGGTGGTGACAG GACCCTACATCAAACCCAGCCTCTCAGCCCTGCCGAGCCCTGTAGTGATGTCGGGAGGGAATGTGACCCTCCAGTGTGGCTCCCGTCAGGGATTTAACAGATTCCTTCTAACCAAGGAAGGAGAAGACGAGTCCTCTCGGGCCCTGGATGGACAGCGAAGCCCCGACGGGCAGACCCAGGCCCTGTTCCCCGTGGGCCCCGTGACCCCCGGGCACAGGTGGACGTTCAGATGCTACGGCTTTTACAGGCAGAGCCCCCGGGTGTGGTCAGCCCCCAGCGACCCCCTGGAGCTCCTGGTCTCAG GGctgtctgggaagccctccctcctGACCCCACAGGGCCCTGTCATCACCTCTGGACAGAACCTGACCCTCCAGTGTCGCTCTGACGTTGGCTACACCAGATTCGCTCTGTCCAAGGTGGGGGGACAGGACCTCCCCCAGCGCCCTGCCCAGAGGCCCCAGGGGGGGCTCTCTCAGGCCGACTTCCCCCTGGGCCCGGTGGGCACCATCCACAGGGGCCAGTACAGACGCTACGGTGGACACGGCCTCTCCTCCAAGTGGTCGGCCCCCAGTGAGACCCTGGAGCTGCTGGTGGCAG GATGGCTCAGAGACAGACCCTCCCTCTCGGTGCGGCCGGGCCCCACGGTGGCCCCAGGGGAGACCGTGACCCTGCTGTGTCAGTCAAGAGAGAGGACGGACACCTTCCTTCTGTCCAAGGAGGGGGCAGCCCATCGCCCCCTGCGTCTGCGCTCCCAGGACCAAGACGGGCGGTACCAGGCCGAGTTCTCCTTGAGCCCTGTGACCTCAGCCCACGGGGGCACCTACAGATGCTACGGCTCACTCAGCACAGACCCCTACCTGCTGTCACAGCCCAGTGAGCCCCTGACGCTCGTGGTCTCAG ACTACACGGTGCAGAATCTCACCCGGATGGGCCTCGCGGCTTCGGTCCTGCTGCTCCTCGGGATCCTTCTCTGCCAGGCTTGGCACGACCACGGAGGAGCCGAGATGCAGCCCGGAGCTGAGCAACGGGACCCCGCACCGCCCAGAGCGCAGGAGCCCGGGACGCGAGCTTCTGGTGTAGGAGCTTCTGGATGA